The following proteins are co-located in the Brassica napus cultivar Da-Ae unplaced genomic scaffold, Da-Ae ScsIHWf_169;HRSCAF=306, whole genome shotgun sequence genome:
- the LOC125598311 gene encoding uncharacterized protein At4g04775-like has product MCFVCVSSYRLCLILRISFGLMCVVTCVLCSVFKLYSLSNVFCFDYSQAMGLDYSYTQPSESEDYGLGGSADSGNSSTEMYIQLDQAQIEAARHQYPPQPEVEFGFPKECYCGGEPLVATSYTRTDPGRRFYTCKNKQDGDCHVYKWWDVAATEEIKAIGAQVTLLTDKVDSLSFVGYEETELRELKEVQFDMEQKLVRLESIVCDLGRKKSRFGNGFELVLGVLVVVLVIIAIGVAARM; this is encoded by the coding sequence AtgtgttttgtttgtgtttcaAGTTATCGTTTGTGTTTAATTCTAAGAATTAGTTTCGGTTTAATGTGTGTTGTGACCTGTGTTCTATGttctgtttttaaattatattctcTGTCTAATGTGTTCTGTTTTGATTATTCTCAGGCCATGGGTTTGGATTATTCGTACACGCAGCCGTCTGAGTCGGAGGATTACGGTTTAGGAGGTTCAGCAGACAGTGGAAACAGCTCTACAGAGATGTATATCCAGCTGGACCAAGCTCAGATCGAAGCCGCACGCCATCAGTACCCTCCGCAGCCTGAAGTGGAGTTTGGCTTCCCCAAGGAGTGCTACTGTGGTGGCGAGCCACTTGTAGCCACTTCTTACACAAGAACTGACCCGGGGAGAAGGTTCTACACCTGCAAGAACAAACAGGACGGAGACTGCCATGTCTACAAGTGGTGGGACGTCGCGGCTACAGAGGAGATCAAAGCCATTGGTGCACAAGTGACCCTCCTCACTGATAAGGTAGATTCTCTTTCATTCGTCGGTTACGAGGAGACCGAGCTGCGGGAGTTAAAGGAAGTTCAATTTGATATGGAGCAGAAATTGGTTAGGTTGGAGAGCATTGTCTGTGACTTAGGTAGAAAGAAATCTAGATTTGGTAATGGGTTTGAACTAGTTCTAGGTGTTCTGGTTGTTGTGTTAGTGATAATAGCCATCGGAGTAGCTGCTCGTATGTAG
- the LOC111211900 gene encoding flavanone 3-dioxygenase 3-like: MEETNKNVLGDCFTSAMSLTESGVPHVPTRYILPPSQRPVLSPSIGTGSINLPVIDLSFLHDPLLRPSVIHEIEMACKEFGFFQVTNHGISSSVMRDALDAATRFFDLPSHEKMLLVSDDVHTPVRYGTSINHATDSVHYWRDFIKHYSHPPSKWIDLWPSNPPCYKKKVGKYSEATHVLHKQLMEAISESLGLEKSYLQEEIEEGSQVMAVNCYPACPQPGIALGMPPHSDFSSLTILLQSSQGLQIKDKNNNWICVPYIEGALIVQLGDQVEVMSNGIYRSVVHRVTVNKDVNRLSFASLHSLPMNKKISPAPQLVNEDKPAAYGDFSFNDFLEYISRNDLTKQRFMDTVKKNKF, encoded by the exons ATGgaggaaacaaataaaaatgtgCTTGGTGATTGCTTTACTAGTGCCATGTCACTCACTGAGTCAGGTGTCCCTCACGTGCCTACCCGTTACATTCTTCCGCCTTCACAACGACCAGTTCTCAGTCCAAGCATTGGCACTGGTAGCATCAATCTTCCTGTCATTGATCTCTCCTTCTTACATGATCCTCTGCTTCGACCCAGTGTCATCCATGAGATTGAAATGGCTTGCAAGGAGTTTGGTTTCTTTCAG GTTACAAACCATGGAATATCATCATCGGTGATGAGAGATGCACTTGATGCAGCTACAAGGTTCTTTGACTTACCTTCCCATGAGAAGATGCTTCTGGTTTCTGATGATGTTCATACGCCAGTAAGATATGGCACCAGCATCAACCATGCAACAGACAGTGTTCATTACTGGAGAGACTTCATTAAACATTACTCACACCCTCCCTCAAAGTGGATTGATCTCTGGCCATCCAACCCTCCATGCTACAA GAAAAAAGTGGGGAAATACTCAGAAGCAACGCATGTGTTACACAAGCAATTAATGGAAGCTATCTCAGAAAGTCTAGGCCTCGAGAAAAGTTACTTACAGGAAGAAATCGAAGAAGGGTCACAAGTCATGGCGGTGAACTGCTACCCAGCGTGTCCACAACCCGGGATAGCCTTGGGGATGCCACCACACTCTGACTTTAGCTCACTGACCATCTTACTCCAAAGCAGCCAGGGGCTTCAgataaaagacaaaaacaaCAACTGGATCTGTGTGCCGTACATAGAAGGAGCTCTGATTGTGCAGCTTGGAGATCAAGTAGAAGTGATGAGCAATGGCATCTACAGGAGTGTGGTTCATCGAGTAACAGTGAACAAAGATGTCAACCGCCTCTCTTTCGCGAGTCTACACAGCTTACCAATGAACAAGAAGATAAGTCCAGCACCTCAGCTTGTGAATGAAGACAAACCAGCTGCTTATGGAGATTTCAGCTTTAATGATTTTCTTGAGTATATCTCAAGAAACGATCTTACAAAGCAGAGATTCATGGATACAGTTAAGAAAAATAAGTTCTGA
- the LOC111211898 gene encoding E3 ubiquitin-protein ligase RNF25-like, with protein sequence MNTWRRGIIITEKVFCSASDIPSASSSSSPSAEMTEEEVAMEMEAVEAVYGDEAVIVDSYPPHLHLHIKPRTAEISSQQFVEAVVRIQAGPKYPDEPPQISLIESKGLDEQRQKLLMGFVQEKASELSSSLMLVALCEEAVERLTIMNHPDGDCPLCLYPLFPEDGQSNQMPFMKLMSCFHCFHCECIIRWWNWLHTEKEADSQNGNSRSVDKSLGNCPVCRKVVHASDIEHVLGLVGATQSSQHESGLLQGEEGEDPVLQSESENMRRVRFEAILKTQEEKGGLVQPKKNISVVPGMYLPPPPPPASSSSNQEEASQSQEQEHKEAESETNSSTSNNRRGRGRGRGGRGHSNVNRRKQNPQDPRKPTKQWVQRS encoded by the exons ATGAATACGTGGCGAAGAGGAATAATAATTACGGAAAAGGTCTTCTGCTCTGCTTCGGACATCCCTTccgcttcttcctcttcttcgccGTCTGCGGaaatgacggaagaagaggtAGCGATGGAGATGGAAGCTGTGGAAGCTGTTTACGGCGATGAAGCCGTCATAGTGGATTCGTATCCTCCTCATCTTCACCTCCACATCAAGCCCCGTACCGCCGAGATCTCTTCTCAGCAG TTTGTGGAAGCGGTTGTGAGAATACAAGCTGGTCCTAAG TATCCAGACGAGCCGCCACAGATTAGTTTGATTGAGTCTAAGGGTCTTGATGAGCAAAGGCAAAAGCTTTTGATGGGTTTTGTGCAAGAGAAAGCTTCTGAACTATCTTCTTCTCTAATGCTAGTTGCACTTTGTGAG GAAGCAGTAGAGAGGCTGACGATTATGAATCATCCTGATGGTGATTGTCCACTGTGTTTGTATCCGTTATTCCCTGAGGATGGCCAGAGTAATCAAATGCCCTTTATGAAGCTCATGTCTTGCTTCCATTGTTTCCACTG TGAGTGCATCATTAGGTGGTGGAACTGGCTTCACACAGAGAAAGAAGCTGATTCACAAAATG GTAACTCTAGATCAGTAGATAAAAGCTTGGGAAACTGTCCAGTGTGCCGCAAAGTTGTTCATGCGAGTGATATTGAACATGTTCTCGGCTTAGTCGGTGCAACTCAGTCATCTCAACAT GAATCTGGTTTGCTACAAGGTGAGGAAGGAGAAGACCCAGTGCTCCAGTCAGAATCAGAGAACATGAGAAGAGTACGTTTTGAGGCTATTCTAAAGACGCAGGAAGAGAAGGGTGGTCTGGTTCAACCAAAGAAAAACATATCGGTTGTACCTGGTATGTATcttcctcctccaccacctcctgcatcatcttcatcaaaccaagaagaagctagTCAAAGTCAAGAACAAGAACACAAAGAAGCTGAATCAGAGACGAACTCTAGCACCTCCAACAACAGGagaggaagaggcagaggcAGAGGAGGCCGGGGACATAGTAATGTCAACAGAAGGAAGCAGAATCCGCAAGATCCAAGAAAACCTACGAAGCAATGGGTGCAGAGGAGTTGA